The DNA window AACACCAGGGTCGGTTCGAACACGATCAGGCCGGTACCGCGCAGTGGCTTGAAGCGGATCAGGTTCAGGTTGGTCGGCACATACAGCGAGTGCATGTAATCGTTGAACTTGATCAGCTCGATGCCGCGCACGGACAGTTCGGCCGAGCGCCGGATCAGGTTGAACAGGCCGATCCGCCACAGGCGCGCGAAGCGCTCGTGGACCATTTCCAGGGTCGGCATGCGACCGCGGATGATGCGGTCCTGGCTGGCGAAATCGTAGGAGCGTGCTTCGCCACTGGGGGCGTCCGGCTCGGTTTCGACCGCGCCACTGTCCACGCCATGCAACAGGGCATCGATCTCATCCTGGGACAGCAGGTCATTCATCGGGGAGCCCTTACTGGGTCACGAAGCTGGTGAACAACAGGTCGTCGGCACCGTTGCTGCCGGTCTCGGCCTTCAGCACCTTCTGCACTTCGGCCAGCGAATCGGCCTGCAGCTTCTGCTTGCCGGCGATGTCGGCGATCTGCTGCGGGCTGACCTGCGAGAACAGCATCAACAGGCGTGCGCGGATGGCCGGGGCATGGGTCTTGATCGCTTCCAGCGCGGCCGGATCGCGGGTCATCAGCTGCACTTCCACCTGCAGGTAGCGCGGGCCGTCGATCGAGCCGTTGAGGTTGACCACGAACGCCGGTTCCAGTGCGAAGTACTGGGCCGGGGCCGGGGCCGGGGTGGTGGTCTTCTTCGGCGCCTGCGCGGTCTTGTCTTCGTGCTTGGACTGGGTGAAGAACCACACCCCGCCACCGGCGGCGCCGGCGGCCAGTACGGCGACCAGGGCGGTGATCAGGATCGGACTACGCGGCTTGGCGGTCTTGTCCTTCTCGGCGGTCTTCTTGGTTTTGTCAGCGGCTGCGGCCACGGGGTGAAGCTCCTGAGGGTTGCTTCACCGGGATATGCAAGGGGTGTGCCGGAGTGGCCGGCGAGGGGTGCGACGGAATTCTGTCGGGTGTTCAAATCGGTAGCGCCGGGCCATGCCCGGCGGAATGTCGGGAATCCGCCGGGCATGGCCCGGCGCAACCGTGTTCTGGTGGGGGCCGACCGTCCCGCTCTTGGTAGGTGCCAACCTCGGTTGGCACGCCTGTCAGGCGTACGCGTCCAACAACCCGCGCTGGCGGATCAGCTGCGATGCCGACACCGTGGTGTCGCCCAGTGACGGTTCTCCGTCACCACCGCGACCGCCGCCAGTCTGGCTGCCCGGATTGCCGTCGCCACTGTGCTGCTGGCCGACATCGGCATGGGCCAACTGGAAGCCCTGCTCGCCGAGCAGTTCACGCAGGCGCGGCAGGCTGCTTTCCAGCGCCTGGCGAACATCGACGTGCGGGCTGCTGAAGCTGGCATGCACCTTGTCACCGTTCATCTGCAGACGCACGTCCACCGGCCCCAGGTCTTCCGGATTGAGGCGGATGTGGGCATGACCGATCTTCTGGTCAGCCAGCCAGCCGATGCGCGCGCCGATGGCCTGGTCGAAGCCATCGTCGCCCAGTACCGGCTTCGGTGTGGGTTCGCCGTTGAAGACAGCATTGCTGGCCAGTGCGGCCTTAAGGTCCTGCAGGGCGGCGGGCAGCGGGGGCTGCAGCGGCGCCGGCGGCGCGCGGTCGCCGATCTGCAGGCTGTCGCCATCCTCGGCCCGATCCAGCGCCTTGCCACCCAGCACCAGTTCGGGCAACGGCAGGCCGCTGGCCTCACCGTCGCCGGCAGCGGATGCCGATGCGCTGACCGCGGCTGGTGCCGCTGCGGCGGGAAGTGCCGGTGCAGCCAAGGGCAGTGCACCGCCGTCGGCATCGCTGGCCGTCGGCGGCGGCACAACAGGCACCGGATCGACGCCGGTGGGCACGGCCAGCACCAGACCGGCCAACCCCAGCGGCGGCCAGGGCGCGTCGTCCGTGCTGGTCGGGGAGTCCTTGTCATCGGCAGCTGCAGACGTTGCCTGTGCAGCGGGTGTCGATGTCGCGGGGTCAGTGGCGGCGGTTTCGCCGTCGCCCGGCCGTGGCGTCGTCTTGCCCGGATTGCCATCGGAAGTCGATGGAGCGGTGGTAGGTTTCGCCGGGCTGCTGGCGGTGGCCGCAGCACCGGTAGTGCCGGTCGACGCGCTGCCACCCTGCAGCATCTGGCCGAAATCCTTGCCCGAATCACTGCTCGAGGTGCGTGCACTGCTGGCATTGCCGCTGCCGCCGGGCGTCGGTGCGCTGGCGTTGCTGCTCAGGGGGGAGGGCATCACGATCGGCCTCCCTGCTCGCCATCATCCTGGTCTTCGGTCTGCGCCAGGCGCGCGCGACGTGCGCCGATGTCATCCATCTCGCGCTGGTCGCGGCGGTCGGTCACCACCTTTTCCTGCGCGCGGTAGCTGGCGGCCAGCTGTTCCAGCACCGCCTTGTCACGGCTGGCCAGGATCAGGCGTGCGCGCTCGGCTTCGACCTTCTCGCGGTTGCCGTTGACGGTCTGCTGCTGCTGTTCCACCGCGCTGTCCAGCCGGTCCAGGAAGGCGCGCCGGTTCAACAGCTGCGCCGGACTGGTCGCGGCCATCTGCGCGTCGGCCATCTGTTGCGACGCATATTCCTCGGCATAGCGACGCAGTTCGTCCAGGCGCGACAGATGGGTGTCGAGCACGGTCTGGCGCTCGGCCAGGTCGCGGGCGACCGCGTCCTCATGTTCCTGGGCCCGCTTCAGCAGCGGATCGATGCGCTTGGACTGGATCATGTCAGCCTCTCATTCTCTTGTTCCACCAGGCGCTGCAACGCCGCCTGGCTGTGCGGTAGATCTGCGGCCTTGGCGACATCCTGGCCGAGGAATTCCATGATTTCCGGCCAGCGCTCAAGGGCTTCATCGGTCGCGGCGTCGTTGCCGCGCTGATAGGCGCCGATGGCGATCAGGTCGCGGTTGGCCGAGTAGGCCGAGACCAGCCGTTTCAGCTTGCGGATGCGCAGGCGCCACGGTTCGTCGGCGATTTCCGTGACCACGCGGCTGACCGACGATTCCACGTCGATGGCCGGGTACAGGCCGCTGTCGGCAACCCGGCGCGAGAGCAGGATGTGGCCGTCGAGAATCGCGCGCGCTGCATCGGCGATCGGATCCTGCGGATCGTCGCCCTCGGTCAGCACGGTGTAGAAGGCGGTGATCGAACCGCGGCCCTTGGCACCATTGCCTGCACGTTCAACCAGTGCCGGCAGCTTGGCGAACACCGATGGTGGGTAGCCACGTGTAGTGGGGGGCTCGCCCACCGAAAGACCGATCTCGCGCTGCGCCTGGGCGAAGCGGGTCAGCGAATCCATCAGCAGCAGAACGTTCAGGCCCTGGTCGCGGAACCACTCGGCGATGGCGGTCGCACGGTAGGCGCCATGCAGGCGGGCCAGCGGCGGTCGGTCGGCCGGGCTGGCCACCACCACCGCGCGGCGCAGGCCTTCCTCGCCCAGGGTGCTTTCAACGAAATCGCGCACTTCGCGGCCACGCTCACCGATCAGGCCGACCACGATCACGTCGGCGGCGGTGTAGCGGGTCATCATTCCCAGCAGCGTCGACTTGCCGACGCCGGAGCCGGCGAACAGGCCGACACGCTGGCCACGGCCGATCGGCAGCAGCGCATTGATCGCGCGCACGCCCACATCCAGGGGCTGGGTGATCGGTTCGCGTGCGAGCGGATTGATCGATACGCCGGCCATGCCGACGTGGCCTTCCGCGCGGATCGGACCCTTGCCGTCCAGCGGCACGCCATCGCTGTCGATGACGCGGCCAAGCAGGCCTTCGCCCACTTCCACGCCGCCACGACGGGCCGATGGCACTACCCGCGCATTCGGCAGCAGGCCATGCAGTTCGGCGCTGGGCATCAGGTAGGTGCGTTCGCCAGCGAAGCCAACCACTTCGGCATCGACCCAGCCGCCGTCGACCACTTCCACCTTGCAGCTGGCGCCCAGCGGCGCTTCGCAGCCGACCGCCTCAAGTGTCAGGCCGACCGCCCGGCGCAACACGCCCTCGCGGATCAGCCCGCGGCCGTGCGCGGTGTCGACCTTCAGGCCATCCAGGCGGTTGGCCAGGCGCAGGTTGCGGGGAATGGTCCAGTCGGCCGGCGGCGATGGCTGCGACGCGGTGTCGGTATTCATGCGATGGCTCCGGTCTGGCGGATCACGGCATCCAGCGCGCCGCGCAGGCGCGCTTCCAGCGTGCCGTCGATGCGCACCGCTTCGGCATGCACGCGCAGGTCGCCACGGCTCAGGCTGGTGTCAGGCACCAGGCGCTGCTGCGGCGACAGGGTCAACAACGGGGCGAGGGCGGTGATGTCATCCGGATGCAGGCGCACTTCCACCTCACGGTTGCTGCCGCCAACGGCGTCAATCGCCTCGCCGACCAGTTGCCCCAACAGCGCCGGGTCGGCCTCGTAGGCACGGCCGACCAGCGCACCGGCGATGCGTACCGCCAGTTCGCCGAGCGCGCCGACCACTTCATTTTCCAGGCGCGCCAGTGGCCGCCCGAAGTTGTCGAGGATGCCCTCGATCTGTGCGACCAGCCGGCGCACCTCGGCCTGGCCCTGGCTGAAACCATCGGCATGGCCGTGGTCGAAACCTTCTTTCTCGGCGCTGTCCTGGATCGCCTGGATTTCTTCCAGGGTAGGCAGCTGCAGCGGCGGCTCCGGCTCATGCTCCGGGTCCGGCTCGGTGAGTTCGAAGGCATCGTCGTGGTCCAGCACCGGTTCGGGCTGGGCCAGCAGGTCCGGGGCAAGCCAGCGCACGACGTTGCTCACAGCATCGCCTCCGCGCTGCCACCGATGGTGACGGTGCCCTCATCGGCCATGCGCTTGACGATGGCCAGGATCTCGCGCTGCGCCACCTCCACGTCGGACAGGCGCACCGGGCCGCGCGCTTCCATGTCTTCCAGCAGGATCTCGGCCGCGCGCTGGGACATGTTGCGGGTGATCTTGTCGCGCACCTTGATGTCGGCACCGCGCAGGGCCAGGCCCAGCCGCTCGCCGCTGACTTCGCGCAGCACCAGCTGCATCTCGCGGTCGTCCAGGTCCACCAGGTCGTCGAACACGAACATCAGGTCCTGGATGCGGCCACTCAGCGGCGCATCGATGCGTGCGATTTCGCCCAGGATGGCCTGGTCCTGTCCGCTGTCCATGAAGTTGAGGATGTTCGCCGCGCACTGCACGCCGCCGATGTTGGACGACTTCAGGTTCTGGTTGCCGGCGAACTGGCGTTCCATGATCTCGTTGAGTTCGTTCAGCGCATTGGGCGGAATGCCGTCGAGGGTGGCGATGCGCAGCAACACGTCCACACGGGTGCGGTCGGGCAGCAGCTTCAGCGCGTCGGCAGCCTGGTCGGTTTCCAGGTGTGCCATCACGATGGCGATGATCTGCGGGTGCTCGTTGCGCACCAGGTCGGCCACCGCACGCGGGTCCATCCACTTCAGTGCGTCCAGACCAGTGGTGTTGCGGCCCAGCAGGATGCGGTCGATCAGGTTGCCGGCCTTTTCGCTGCCCAGCGCCTGCACCAGCATGTTGCGGATGTAGTCGTCCGAGCCCACGCCCAGCGAGGTCTTCGAGCCCAGCTCACTGCTGAACTGGTCCATCACCCGTTCCACCTGTTCGCGGGTGATGTCGGACATGGTGGCCATGGCGATGCCGATCTTCTGCACCTCCTTCGGTTCCATGTGGCGCAGCACT is part of the Stenotrophomonas lactitubi genome and encodes:
- a CDS encoding FliH/SctL family protein, with amino-acid sequence MSNVVRWLAPDLLAQPEPVLDHDDAFELTEPDPEHEPEPPLQLPTLEEIQAIQDSAEKEGFDHGHADGFSQGQAEVRRLVAQIEGILDNFGRPLARLENEVVGALGELAVRIAGALVGRAYEADPALLGQLVGEAIDAVGGSNREVEVRLHPDDITALAPLLTLSPQQRLVPDTSLSRGDLRVHAEAVRIDGTLEARLRGALDAVIRQTGAIA
- a CDS encoding FliI/YscN family ATPase, producing MNTDTASQPSPPADWTIPRNLRLANRLDGLKVDTAHGRGLIREGVLRRAVGLTLEAVGCEAPLGASCKVEVVDGGWVDAEVVGFAGERTYLMPSAELHGLLPNARVVPSARRGGVEVGEGLLGRVIDSDGVPLDGKGPIRAEGHVGMAGVSINPLAREPITQPLDVGVRAINALLPIGRGQRVGLFAGSGVGKSTLLGMMTRYTAADVIVVGLIGERGREVRDFVESTLGEEGLRRAVVVASPADRPPLARLHGAYRATAIAEWFRDQGLNVLLLMDSLTRFAQAQREIGLSVGEPPTTRGYPPSVFAKLPALVERAGNGAKGRGSITAFYTVLTEGDDPQDPIADAARAILDGHILLSRRVADSGLYPAIDVESSVSRVVTEIADEPWRLRIRKLKRLVSAYSANRDLIAIGAYQRGNDAATDEALERWPEIMEFLGQDVAKAADLPHSQAALQRLVEQENERLT
- a CDS encoding flagellar basal body-associated FliL family protein, translated to MAAAADKTKKTAEKDKTAKPRSPILITALVAVLAAGAAGGGVWFFTQSKHEDKTAQAPKKTTTPAPAPAQYFALEPAFVVNLNGSIDGPRYLQVEVQLMTRDPAALEAIKTHAPAIRARLLMLFSQVSPQQIADIAGKQKLQADSLAEVQKVLKAETGSNGADDLLFTSFVTQ
- the fliG gene encoding flagellar motor switch protein FliG translates to MTGVQRAAVLLLSLGELDAAEVLRHMEPKEVQKIGIAMATMSDITREQVERVMDQFSSELGSKTSLGVGSDDYIRNMLVQALGSEKAGNLIDRILLGRNTTGLDALKWMDPRAVADLVRNEHPQIIAIVMAHLETDQAADALKLLPDRTRVDVLLRIATLDGIPPNALNELNEIMERQFAGNQNLKSSNIGGVQCAANILNFMDSGQDQAILGEIARIDAPLSGRIQDLMFVFDDLVDLDDREMQLVLREVSGERLGLALRGADIKVRDKITRNMSQRAAEILLEDMEARGPVRLSDVEVAQREILAIVKRMADEGTVTIGGSAEAML
- a CDS encoding flagellar hook-length control protein FliK is translated as MPSPLSSNASAPTPGGSGNASSARTSSSDSGKDFGQMLQGGSASTGTTGAAATASSPAKPTTAPSTSDGNPGKTTPRPGDGETAATDPATSTPAAQATSAAADDKDSPTSTDDAPWPPLGLAGLVLAVPTGVDPVPVVPPPTASDADGGALPLAAPALPAAAAPAAVSASASAAGDGEASGLPLPELVLGGKALDRAEDGDSLQIGDRAPPAPLQPPLPAALQDLKAALASNAVFNGEPTPKPVLGDDGFDQAIGARIGWLADQKIGHAHIRLNPEDLGPVDVRLQMNGDKVHASFSSPHVDVRQALESSLPRLRELLGEQGFQLAHADVGQQHSGDGNPGSQTGGGRGGDGEPSLGDTTVSASQLIRQRGLLDAYA
- the fliJ gene encoding flagellar export protein FliJ, whose translation is MIQSKRIDPLLKRAQEHEDAVARDLAERQTVLDTHLSRLDELRRYAEEYASQQMADAQMAATSPAQLLNRRAFLDRLDSAVEQQQQTVNGNREKVEAERARLILASRDKAVLEQLAASYRAQEKVVTDRRDQREMDDIGARRARLAQTEDQDDGEQGGRS